The proteins below are encoded in one region of Lactuca sativa cultivar Salinas chromosome 3, Lsat_Salinas_v11, whole genome shotgun sequence:
- the LOC111911044 gene encoding putative disease resistance protein At3g14460, whose protein sequence is MAEIIISAFLAVAFEKLASAALKKLAHSVGIQSQLKKWERLLSQLHDLLADASQKEITNRSVKQWLNNLQHLAYDIDDILDDLATEAMHHELTEESGTTTSKVKKLIPTCCTSFSPSARMHGKLNKITIKLQDLVDENSTLGLTVKDGRSRNTNRRSQTSLVDSSSIVGRQVDKEALLHKLLGDEGCKQNFSIVPIVGMGGVGKTTLARLLYDEKQVKEYFELKAWVCVSDEFDIFNISNIIFQSIVGENKEFKDLNLLQLALKEKLSMKRFLLVLDDVWSESYGDWEILARPFLVGAPGSKVIITTRKLSLLMKLGYDQPYRLSLLSHDDALSLFCKHALDVNNFDLHPKLRQHGEGIVKKCDGLPLALIALGRLLRTKTDEKEWEELLNSVIWRLEKGDEIVPALRLSYQDLSASLKQLFAYCSLFPKDYMFDKEELILLWMAEGFLHQSFTNKSTERLGHEYFEELLSRSFFQQARNEESLFVMHDLMNDLATSVAGDFFIRIDNDNEKGVKKEAMEKYRHMSFIREEYIVYKKFKGFEKAKSLRTFLSVSFEVKTWWQNFYFSNKILVDFLMELPLLRVLCLRDYEISELPESIGRLKHLRYLNLSRTRITHLPENVSNLYNLQTLIVSGCRNLKRLPNSFLKLKNLRHFDITGTPLLNKMPLGISELKSLQTLTKIVIGGDNGYAITELKNLKNLHGKFYITGLDQVQTAIHAEQSCLLEKRFSELKLEWNDVCDSSRKEILDKKVLNVLKPHQDNLKKLKILSYRGVDFPNWVGDSSFHRLTYVSIRNCKKCISLPPLGDLPSLKKLFIQGMDEVKVVGLELLGTSVSFPSLEILSFRDMQGWEIWSTNSVVVDTMFPCLQELCIDDCPNLVEISLKSLPRLNTLKIIGCDNVVLTSLVHVASSIKILEMWHIFGLSNELWGGVMKYLGNVEEVRINWCNEIRYLWESEVEASKFLVNLRKLVVCECENLESLGENEEDNCGTHLTSLRILEVSFCKSMERCSCPGSIETLNISSCPSCKSMFFPTGGQKLKSLTIDDCQNFMEKEFIGGGGGGGEKTIMLSNTSMPILEDLQIICWPNLKSIIDLSYFVYLTELVIEDCPNMESFPDHELPNLTLLKLLVIKNCPSTNASFPHGLWPPNLCTLKIGGLKKQITEWGPQNFPTSLVDLSLWGRSSEDVSNGSELSHLLPSSLTSFGINGFDKLESLAMELQHLTSLQHLFIHKCPKMIHLPKALLPSLLSLDISGCPNLNEMISRRGSYRRLISGIPSVTTI, encoded by the coding sequence ATGGCTGAAATCATTATCTCTGCTTTCCTCGCTGTTGCTTTTGAGAAGTTGGCCTCTGCAGCTTTAAAGAAACTTGCTCACTCTGTGGGGATTCAATCCCAGCTGAAGAAATGGGAGAGGTTATTATCGCAGCTCCATGATCTACTTGCAGATGCTTCTCAAAAGGAAATAACTAATAGATCTGTCAAACAGTGGTTAAATAATCTCCAACATTTAGCTTATGACATAGACGACATACTCGATGATTTAGCAACTGAAGCTATGCATCATGAGTTGACCGAAGAATCTGGAACCACCACTAGCAAGGTAAAAAAGCTCATCCCAACTTGTTGCACAAGTTTCTCACCAAGTGCTAGGATGCATGGAAAGTTAAATAAAATCACCATCAAGTTACAAGATCTAGTAGACGAAAATAGTACTCTTGGGTTGACTGTGAAAGATGGAAGGTCAAGAAATACAAATAGAAGATCCCAAACTTCTTTGGTAGATTCATCAAGTATTGTTGGAAGACAAGTTGATAAAGAGGCTTTGCTCCACAAGCTATTGGGGGATGAAGGATGTAAACAAAACTTTAGCATCGTGCCCATTGTTGGCATGGGTGGGGTAGGTAAAACCACTTTAGCTAGACTTTTATATGACGAAAAGCAAGTGAAGGAATATTTTGAACTCAAGGCTTGGGTTTGTGTTTCTGATGAGTTTGATATCTTCAATATAAGCAACATTATTTTTCAATCCATAGTTGGGGAAAACAAGGAGTTTAAGGATTTAAATCTTCTTCAACTAGCTTTAAAAGAGAAACTCTCAATGAAACGATTTCTACTCGTTCTTGATGATGTATGGAGCGAAAGCTATGGTGATTGGGAAATTTTAGCACGACCATTTCTTGTAGGGGCACCGGGAAGTAAAGTTATCATCACAACTCGGAAGTTGTCATTGCTTATGAAACTCGGTTATGATCAACCATATCGTTTATCCTTATTGTCACATGATGATGCTTTATCTTTATTTTGTAAACATGCATTGGATGTAAATAACTTTGATTTACATCCGAAACTTAGACAACATGGTGAAGGTATTGTGAAGAAATGTGATGGTTTGCCTTTGGCTTTGATAGCACTTGGGAGGTTGTTAAGGACAAAAACGGATGAAAAAGAATGGGAGGAGTTGTTGAATAGTGTGATATGGAGGTTAGAAAAGGGTGATGAGATTGTTCCTGCTCTTAGGCTAAGCTACCAAGATCTATCTGCCTCTTTGAAACAGTTATTTGCATATTGTTCCTTATTCCCTAAGGACTACATGTTTGACAAAGAGGAGCTTATTCTTTTGTGGATGGCAGAAGGATTTTTGCACCAATCATTTACCAACAAGTCAACAGAACGCTTGGGTCATGAATATTTTGAAGAGTTGTTATCAAGGTCTTTTTTTCAACAAGCGCGTAATGAGGAATCATTGTTTGTGATGCATGACTTGATGAATGACCTTGCAACATCTGTTGCAGGAGACTTCTTTATACGGATAGACAATGATAATGAGAAAGGTGTCAAGAAGGAAGCTATGGAAAAGTATCGGCATATGTCTTTTATTCGTGAGGAATATATCGTTTACAAGAAGTTCAAGGGATTTGAAAAAGCTAAGAGTCTGAGAACATTCTTATCGGTGTCATTCGAGGTGAAAACATGGTGGCAAAACTTCTACTTCTCTAATAAAATTCTAGTCGATTTCCTCATGGAGTTGCCATTGTTAAGGGTTTTATGTTTGAGAGATTATGAGATAAGCGAGTTACCAGAGTCAATTGGTAGATTAAAGCACTTGCGTTATCTTAATTTATCTCGAACCAGAATCACACATTTGCCTGAAAACGTCTCCAACCTTTATAATTTACAGACACTGATCGTTTCTGGGTGTCGTAATTTGAAAAGGTTGCCCAACAGCTTCCTAAAGCTTAAAAACTTGCGCCATTTTGACATTACAGGTACTCCGCTATTGAATAAAATGCCATTAGGGATCAGTGAGTTGAAAAGCCTACAAACTCTCACCAAGATAGTTATTGGAGGAGATAATGGCTATGCAATAACCGAGCTTAAAAACTTAAAGAATCTACATGGAAAATTTTACATCACAGGGCTAGATCAAGTGCAAACCGCAATTCATGCAGAACAATCTTGCTTATTGGAAAAGAGGTTTAGTGAGTTAAAGCTGGAATGGAATGATGTATGCGATAGCTCTAGGAAGGAAATACTCGATAAAAAGGTCCTTAACGTGTTGAAGCCTCATCAAGATAACTTGAAAAAGCTCAAAATTCTGTCATATCGGGGTGtagattttccaaattgggtggGGGATTCCTCGTTCCATCGGTTGACTTATGTGTCCATAAGAAACTGTAAAAAATGCATTTCTCTACCACCACTTGGAGATCTACCATCACTTAAGAAGTTGTTTATTCAAGGCATGGATGAGGTGAAAGTAGTAGGTTTGGAGTTATTGGGAACAAGTGTTTCATTCCCTTCACTTGAAATTCTAAGTTTTCGAGATATGCAAGGGTGGGAGATATGGTCAACAAATTCTGTTGTTGTAGATACAATGTTCCCATGTCTTCAAGAGCTTTGCATAGACGATTGTCCTAATTTGGTTGAAATCTCACTTAAGTCACTTCCTAGACTAAATACTCTTAAAATAATCGGGTGTGATAATGTTGTGTTGACAAGTCTAGTTCATGTAGCTTCATCGATCAAGATATTGGAAATGTGGCATATTTTTGGGCTTTCCAATGAGCTTTGGGGAGGTGTTATGAAGTATCTTGGGAACGTTGAAGAAGTAAGAATCAATTGGTGTAACGAAATAAGATACTTGTGGGAATCTGAAGTAGAAGCAAGTAAGTTTCTTGTAAATTTAAGGAAGTTGGTAGTATGTGAATGTGAAAATTTGGAGAGTTTGGGAGAGAATGAGGAGGATAATTGTGGGACCCATCTAACATCTCTTCGGATCTTGGAGGTATCATTTTGTAAAAGTATGGAGCGTTGTAGTTGTCCGGGTAGCATTGAGACCTTGAATATCTCTTCATGTCCTTCATGTAAATCTATGTTCTTCCCAACAGGAGGACAAAAGCTCAAGTCACTTACCATTGATGATTGTCAGAATTTCATGGAAAAAGAATTCattggtggtggaggaggaggaggagagaAGACTATAATGCTTAGCAATACAAGCATGCCGATACTTGAAGATTTGCAGATAATTTGTTGGCCAAATTTGAAGTCAATCATTGACTTGAGCTACTTCGTTTATCTTACCGAATTGGTTATAGAAGATTGTCCAAATATGGAGTCATTTCCTGACCACGAATTGCCAAATCTCACGTTGTTAAAACTTTTGGTGATAAAAAATTGTCCAAGTACCAATGCTTCCTTTCCTCATGGGCTTTGGCCTCCAAACTTGTGTACTCTCAAAATAGGGGGGTTGAAGAAGCAAATCACAGAGTGGGGTCCACAGAATTTTCCAACCTCACTTGTTGATTTATCATTATGGGGAAGATCATCGGAAGATGTGAGTAATGGCAGTGAATTGTCCCATCTTCTTCCTTCATCCCTTACTTCTTTTGGCATAAACGGATTTGATAAACTAGAATCACTTGCAATGGAACTCCAACATCTCACCTCCCTCCAACATCTCTTCATTCACAAGTGCCCAAAGATGATTCATCTACCAAAAGCATTGTTGCCTTCACTTTTGAGTTTGGACATCTCCGGATGCCCAAATTTGAATGAAATGATTAGTAGAAGAGGCTCTTACAGGCGCCTCATCTCTGGTATCCCCTCAGTCACAACAATATGA